Within Ascochyta rabiei chromosome 4, complete sequence, the genomic segment CACCGTCCCCGACCTTTATCACAACAGTGCTCGCACGGGCCTATTCGGACCTGTTTGCCCTTAGTCCATTTTTCTTCCCCAACTTCCATCCGCCGCAAACAAGAAAACTAAGGAAAAACCCCTCAAATATTTTTGTCCCGGCTCCTATTTCTTTGGCCCCTCAGGCGCTCAGCTATATCTACCAAGATGAACTCTCTATTTTCGTTGCCAACTGCCATTACAGCAGCTTCGAATTCACCTACGATAAAGCTTGGTCTTGCTTTTACACTGTCTGAAGCTCGAGAGCCATTGCTCAGGCCACAACAGTAGAAGACCAGGATCATGTCAAGTCACTGTCGGGAGAGCCCATCAGCTCCCTATGTATCTGGTACGTGCTCCCTATTACACGATCTCGCCAGCATGAGGACAACTGAGGGTGTACAACGGCTGCTTTTTGGTATCCTAAACTGCTACAGGCCCGCTTCATTTCTGCTGAGCTTTGCTAACACTCTGAGTTTACCAGATCACGCGAATACTTTCTCAACCGCTCGCACCGCTGTCAGTGCATATTCCCTGGCATCGTTTTCATCCGTGGCAAGTCACCTCTTTTCTCCACACAACATGCTGTGATGATCACTCGTTACTACACATTTTTACTGTCATTTTTGGTTTCACGCGCTCGCGCGATCTAACCGTCCTGACCAGGTATGAAGACTTTCAAGCTTCGGAGTACCTAATCGTCCAGCTACCTTGGTTTTGATCGCTTTTGAGTGAATGCTGATATGATCTGAGACAGGAGCTTCCCCCCTTGGTGTTCTCATCCGAATAAATTGTCACCGACACATGATACATAATTCATAATTGGCTCAGCAGAGGATATAAGGACTCCCGAAGAAGCTCGTATGGCAGTGGGATCGACTATTGTCAGTTGCTGGAGGGCGAGTGAGTTACTGGCATATATCGATCTGGAGCTATTCAAGGCATAGGTCCATGGTGGGAGAGCATGATGGAGGGGTCTAGAGACAGAGTCTGTAGCTGCTAGAAAGATCGATCTTTACTTCGAGGCTGCTTCACTAGTCTCAATCCCACAAtatttttcttctcttcgtGTGAGCCAGCTGTAATCAAATTCTCTTCATTATTAAATGCAGGTTCACATATTAGTATCAGCGGTGAGGAGTAATCCATCCCACTTTGCTGCTGTGGCTGCTCATCCTAAAGCAGCCTGGCTCAATGTCCATGCCCACTTGTTCACTGACACACATTTACACACACCATGCTCTCAGCCAGAAATCACTTTTTCAGAACACCCCAAGTCTCCACAACTTACAGACCACACTTCTCGAAAACACGGCTCATCATGtccaccactaccaccagATCCTCTCCTTCCGTTCCGCGTGGGGTCCACCTCACCAACGACCAAATCCACGTCATTTCCCTCCTCTGTAGCACCAAACTCCGCATCTTGCTCACCGCCACAACCCTCCGCGCTTTCCACCACCAAGCAGCAGTGCTTAAGCATCTTATCCTACCACCGCTGTAAGGCCGCTCTCTGGGTATCATTGCCATGGAGCTGCTGGGCGTGAGCTCGACGGAGGAGTTGGACTCACTCACAACGCAGGTTGAAGAGGATGAGCAGGACCTGAACAGCGAGAAATTGGAGCTCGCATGGCGGTGTATCAAGCTCGATCAGCTGCCGAGCGAGATGGACGGGTTGGAGAGGGATCGCGTTGATAGCCAGTGGAAGAGGAAGTGGCTTGAGGCACTTACGCACAGACAGCCGAGTGAAAGAAGTCCTGTCTTTTGGTAAGGCGAGTGTTTGACTGGGAGAAGCTGGAGGTGGGATGGGAGCAAGGGGAGAAGACGACCAGCGCTTGGCGACGAGATGGCTGCCTCAGGGCGTGATGTCTGACGCGTTTGTAGAATAACGTACAATATTTTCTGCCTCCTCATATCACTTTCTCGTGTGCCATGCTGGGGTTTCGTTTGCTGATCGAATCCAAGCTGAACCAATCTTTCCCAATGCTCATCATCACGCTCTTTTGCTTGCAAGACTTGAGATGAAGGAGAACTCCCCGTCCACGCCCCTCGCACTGTGTACGCTTCTGCCAAATGTCTGCGGGCGTGTTTCATAGTTGTACAATATGGCATCGTTTCCTCCCTCGCACACATTCCATCTGCACCCGTGACATATAGACATCTTGGAACCCTTCACGTCCTATAAAGCAGCCGCAAGCCTTTTCTCCAAGCGTCGTGAAGGTTTCTAGGATCTATGCAGGTTCAGCGTTCGCCCTTGATCGAGGGGGCCAAAGCCAAAGCTTATCAGTAGAGTTTGCAATGTATGCTGGGAAAAACTTGCAGTAGCCATACTGTGAGCAATGTTGACACACGAATGCATCTTTCATATTGAATGCGTATTGGGATTAACTTCGCTAAGCGCCCATCATGCAACTTCATCCCCTGTCCCAGCCATACATCGGAAGTGCAATCCTACTCCTTCTCCAGAAaatcagcagcagcatcgaTAATCTTCGCTGCAATGCCGACCCACTTCCTCACTTTTGCGTCATCCTCCTCGTCCACACCTTCCACGATACCAGGGAAAGTGGCGCCAGCATACCCTGTCCATTTACCCGGCGCAAAGACAATGTGCTTGAACCATGGTCTGTCATCGAGACCTTCGGCGTGCAGGAACTGACGCTCAAGGAGCTTGTACTTTGTGTTTGCGTTGCGAATAGCGAGTAGCAGGCGGACGCGCAGCCACGGTTTCCACCACGGCATATCTGCATGATAGTAGTCGTCGAGGAGCTGAGCAGCAATGCCATCTTGTATCGTGGATGCGAATTTGAAATGTACAGCTGCGTGGTCGAGGGGAGCGAAGACGTTTTCCTCGGCTTCATAGTTTGCAACCTTTGCTTTCTGCTTGACGGACGCAATGTACTTGTCTAATCCGGTTGCATAATCAGCAGCGCTCAGCTGTAGTATAGGGGTTTCAACAAGCTTTGCGGCTGCGAGCGCCCATACACGTGCAATGGTGGCGTGGTACTGGAAGCCTGGATCACCGAAGCGAGCCATCCAGTCAAACGAGTCGTAGTTGCTGTGGTAGTGGTATATAGGATCTTGTGGGCCTGAACCAAAGCCCATGTCGATGGAGGGGATGCCGGCGAAGTCTTGAAAGGCAGTGAAGTCAGAGCCCGAGCCCATGGTCGAGATGTGCTTGTCCCAGGTGTCGAAGACTGACTGGCCGGTGACGGTCTGGTTTGGCGATTTCACGAGAGGCAAGACTTCCTGGACGACTTTGCTGAGGAGTGGTGCAGCAGATAGCTTGTACTCGGGACCACGAGCGCCAACATCGACATTGAGATAGGCGACTGCAGAGCCGGAAAGCCAGGGGAGGTATTCTTCGACCCATTCGGTACTGCCGACAAGGCCATATTCCTCGCCGTCCCAGCTGGCAAAAACAATGGTTCTGAGTGGCTTCCACCCTGCTTGTAGGGCGAGACCAAAGCTTCTGATTACCTCGTTGAGGGCGGCTGAACCGCTGTTGGGATCTCCAGCACCTCCAGCAATCCATGCGTCACGGTGGTTGCCGAGTACAACAACTTCGTCAGGAATTGTGCCGTTGATGACGCCTATCACGTTCCATAATGGTGTTGTGACATACTCCTGTTCGTTGACGAGATTCAGGGTGAGGCCGTCCGGAGAGGGACCGATGTTGTATTCTACGCCCTTATAGTCAAGACCACCACCGTGCCAAGACTTGCTGAAGGATGTCGCTTTGGGGCCGTGGCCGTTGAGAGCCTTGAGCAGAGGCAATGCATCTTCGTAGGAGATGGGTAGAGAGGGAATCGAGGGAATAGCGTGATCGACAGGCAGACGGGGGACGCCAGGCTTGGATGGGTATCCAGGGGTTGTGGGATCACCAGGTGCGAAGCCTGGAGGAGGTAAGTACTAAAGTTTGAAGGCCAAGCGTTTGACCTACTCAGGAATTGCACACTGCCCCTCTGAACACTGCTTGGTTCTCTTGCGGGGCCATCTGGATATGTCTTGTTGCCGTTCTTCTCTGTGACTTCGCCATCGTCACCAGGATCGCTGTACATGACTACGCCAATCATGCCAAACTCTTGGGCACGCTTGACCTTCAGGCCGCGGAAGACGCCGCCGTACTTGGCCAATGCGATCTTGCCTTTAAGGTCGATCTTGGCTGCCTTCAGGTCCTCGAAGTCCTGGTATGTGGCGTAATTGACAAAGACGTAGCCTCCAGTAACGTTGCCAGAGGCGCTGTAGCCGTGGAAAGTCGGTACCCTGTCTGCAGACTGGCTTGCCTTGTCCTCCTTCAACACGTTTTCTTCCAAGCGAGCCTCAAACTTGACGCTGTCCTTGTCAAGCAGCGCCAGACGATGTCCTTTGGGGTAGTTGATGTAGACGTCGTAGTCGACAATGGCACTCTCTACGCCAAACTCCTGCCACCGCTCCTTCGTCCATAGCGCCTGCGTGAGGTTCTTGCCGGCCAGATGCGGCCCACTGGTGTAGTACTCGCTCCATTCGCGCGCCTTTTCTGCATTGGGCGTCTCTAGCAGGATGGTCTGTAGCTCGTCGTACTCTAAGCTCGTGCGGCGCGACCAATCCTCAGCAATCTTTCGCGAGTGCGCGCGCTCGATGACGGCCGGCAGATCACTGTCAGACTTCCAATCGAAGCTGAACAGCAGGACAGCAACAAGTCCCCCAACGAGGACCAGCGTGGATAAGATGCTCGTGCACCAGAAGCGCAGGCGATGGTGGGGATAGCGGTCACGGACGTATGGCCGCACCTCGACCGTCTGTATCAGTGGAGTGTGCTCGTTGGCCATGGCGCCGGTGGGCTTTTCATTGCCCGCGTCAGAATTCATGTGCATGGAAACAGAGGGACAGCAACTCCGTCCCACGCGTCTTGTAGGAGAGAACGGGCTGGGCGAGGTTGACAGCTTATGTCCGGTGGAGCTATGAGCTGCTCTTGGTCGGTAATGGCGTCACTGTGCCCTCTCCACATCTTATCGGCCGCCCCACTTCAACCCTCACCCCGTCGACTCCATCTATCCACCACGAGGAATTCCATCACCATCATCGCCATCACCGTTTTCTGCATCAAGTACGTTGTAGTCTCGAGGCCATCATTTAAACTCGCTGGTTATCGCAGTAGACCAAACAGGGACTTCAAACAAACAGGGACTACAAGCTCAGTTGCGGCTCTATCAGCCACACGATATGTGCTCTTGACTGATATGCAGCAATCGCAATGGACGCTCCGATCTCTTCAGGGGCCTCGTGGTTTATATCCCTCCTCTCCTTGGTTGCCATCCGTACACTCGCAGCACCTGCACCAATCCTGCATGTCAAAATGTTTCACGCCGTCATACGCTCCTGTCATCGCTTGTTTGCTACCATCCTTGTCCTTTCTCGTTGACTGTCTGTCTAAGAGACATGTCATTCCTCTTCACATGATATTTTTTGCTTCTTAGACAACGATGTTTTGCGACTTCCGCTGCCTCGCCTTTAGTGCCTAATGCCTGATTCGCGCTGCGCCTGTGGCACAGCATAGCTCGGGCCGTTCCTGGGCCAGTCGAGAACGCCACGAAACGTCTGGGGTGTGGGCACAGCGCCGAAGGATGATCAGCATGTCACAACGTACCTGTGGTTACTCGACTACGCCGCAACAGCCCTGCCGCTCGCAGTTTACGCATAATCTTCCATGTCATCACACATTGGTTATCGTGGCTTAGGCAGGCAGCGACTCGCGAGCGACCTGCTCCTGATATCGTCAACCATGTTTTCTGTCCTGAGGCCGCCTTTTGTTCCCGTGCACAGCCTCCGCACATGAACTCCCAGTCGCTCTCAGGTCTTGGCCATGGCTGAGATATCTGAGACCGCGTGGGGTGAGGGCGTCGATGTAGCATTTGAGCACATAAATTAGGAACCCACGTCCATACGTAGCGTCATCAACACACTGCTACACACTCACAATGTCCTTCATATCTCCTCGTACTATTAGTCATGCATCCATCTCCACCTTGGACCATCAGTGGGAGCCTCAACATGTACTTGATCTTCAAGGTGACGGTCGGTGCGTCGGCCTTGCTCCGTCCAAGGGCCGCAAGTGTCATAACCCCATCAGCACAACCAATTTGAACATTTTCGACAACATCATTACCGAGCTCTCCCGCCGACCGCTTGACATCACCCTCCTGCGTCCTCACCTTGAGCGTCTGGCTCGTTGTGGACTTTGTCTTAAGAATCACCAAGGCCAAGCGGATGACATGGTGAAGAAATGGTCGCAAGCGATCGAGGACGCAGTCCGCCGCCTTACATCGTCAGCGCGACGGACTACTACAGACACACAAAGCAGTACGGGTACACCAAGCACTACTGCGATTGGTCGACCTGACCGCACATCAGGCACACGCAGTGGAAATCCATTGCCTCCGATTTCGTCTCCCCCCAGTCCTTCGCTTTCTGCACTGCAGTCTGAAGCGGAAACCCTGGAGAGAAGCATTTTGACCATGCAAGAAACGATCACCACCGCCATGCGCCGCCTTCAGAGACTGCAATCTCTGCTACCAGCTGTAGACATAGCTCCCTTGCATGCGCGCGTGCCCACAGCAGAGATATCTTCCCTCCACTTGTCGAGAGCACCAAGCACAACATCCGCCGCCCCAGTCGGTACATTTGATCATAGGAGGAACTCCACTGATCCCTCGCGCCCCTCATCCCAGGGTAGATCAATGCCGACATCCCTCTCCTCGGCACCCTATGCGTCTCCCCCCTCCGACTCCGACTCCGGAGTGGCCTTTGACTGGGACTCAGACTCGGACTCGGACGACGCCTTCCGCCCTCTACCCCCTCTGATGTTCGGTCCCATCCGCCGTCACATCTCACTTGGAGCGCCCGTCTTGCCAGCTTTGGCCCAGACAGCAACAGCCGCGACCCGTTCATCTCCAGCTCCAGTTCTAGCTCCGGTCCCCCGATATAATACCGCGCACGCACGTCGTCTGTCTCTTTCA encodes:
- a CDS encoding Glutamate carboxypeptidase II, which gives rise to MANEHTPLIQTVEVRPYVRDRYPHHRLRFWCTSILSTLVLVGGLVAVLLFSFDWKSDSDLPAVIERAHSRKIAEDWSRRTSLEYDELQTILLETPNAEKAREWSEYYTSGPHLAGKNLTQALWTKERWQEFGVESAIVDYDVYINYPKGHRLALLDKDSVKFEARLEENVLKEDKASQSADRVPTFHGYSASGNVTGGYVFVNYATYQDFEDLKAAKIDLKGKIALAKYGGVFRGLKVKRAQEFGMIGVVMYSDPGDDGEVTEKNGNKTYPDGPAREPSSVQRGSVQFLSFAPGDPTTPGYPSKPGVPRLPVDHAIPSIPSLPISYEDALPLLKALNGHGPKATSFSKSWHGGGLDYKGVEYNIGPSPDGLTLNLVNEQEYVTTPLWNVIGVINGTIPDEVVVLGNHRDAWIAGGAGDPNSGSAALNEVIRSFGLALQAGWKPLRTIVFASWDGEEYGLVGSTEWVEEYLPWLSGSAVAYLNVDVGARGPEYKLSAAPLLSKVVQEVLPLVKSPNQTVTGQSVFDTWDKHISTMGSGSDFTAFQDFAGIPSIDMGFGSGPQDPIYHYHSNYDSFDWMARFGDPGFQYHATIARVWALAAAKLVETPILQLSAADYATGLDKYIASVKQKAKVANYEAEENVFAPLDHAAVHFKFASTIQDGIAAQLLDDYYHADMPWWKPWLRVRLLLAIRNANTKYKLLERQFLHAEGLDDRPWFKHIVFAPGKWTGYAGATFPGIVEGVDEEDDAKVRKWVGIAAKIIDAAADFLEKE